atctcctctcttcttttcccaTGTAAAGATACGCTCCTTAATGATGCTTTTAGCTCTCTCTGGGCTCAAACATTCATAGGAGTCCCAAATTCTTTTCTCCACCTCCCTCACACAGTCCAACAGAAGTTGGTATGATCGATCTAACTCCTTCTTGGTGTTGGCATactgagaaagaaaagaagcagaCCCGAGAAGCTCTTCAAAACCAAACCAAGAAGCAGCTTTTGTTTCCATTCCTGAACTAAAACTTGACGCTGAGGGagaaccagaaaaaaaaaaaggaacaaagaaaGAATTCATTACAATTTATATTGATGTTAGGGGTTAAAGAAATGTTGCTATACTTTATAGAAAGCTTAAACTTACAATGGTTGTGAATGGGGGAGGCTTCATTGGAGTGCAGTTCAAGCACTGAAATAGGACTCAGCTGGTTGGCGTCCTCCAAAGATCTCCATTGCATCTGTCCATTTGATTCTCTTTGATTAACAGCACTGGAACTCGACAACCTGCGGAATTCTGCGACATGGCTCTCTCTTCCCAGCTCAAGGAAACAACCAAAGACACCCCATCTTCCATTCTCAAGAGCTAGGCCTTCGCAGCTCAAAGCCTTCCTGATGGCCTTCCGacacaaaaatttgtttagtatACAACTTAGTAGGCCACCTCTCTTCCTCTTGAAGCCATGGCTGCCGAGCTTTGGCAGCCTTGTGCAAGCGCCCCCAGGCCAGCACGAGACCGTGGCCTGAGACCTCAATGCCCTGTCCGAATACCCATTCTCCAAGAGGTAGACGTCCAGCAAGAAAGGCTCTTGCTCTTCTTCCAGCAGCTCAAAGAGCCTCCTCTGGTGCTGCACTTGTCTGGGCGGAGAGGCCATTAGACCTCCACCTTGAAGGCTTTGTAGGAGATTTGATAAGATGATTTGGACTGtagaaagaggaggaaaagacTTGGAGGTGGCTTGGATATGAGTGAAAGAGGgatgggagaaggagaggaaggagaaaagAATCAAATATATATTTCCTGATTTGCAAGTAACCCTTGAGTCTAGTTAGACACGGTAAAGAATCTGAGGGTTGTTTGGAATTACTTTTGGGCTATTTGTGGGGAAAGACCTGGTAGCCTTTCTGAACCTGGGACAATGCCTGTCATCAGGTGGAATAGATAAACCTAGCATTATGTCCTTTCTTATAAACATGGTCTGCATTGTCCGCTGAAACAAAACCATTTGAATTTCTATATACACTCTAGGAATCTATCACATACAACCCCCTGAAAAGCCACTATTTGTATGCCAACCCCAAAAGAACTGCTGATATTTGTATGCCAACCCCTGAAGAACTGCTGAACAACAAAATAAATGTTAGGGTATATTGTTCAAGGTTTAACCTAAGGGCCGGATGACTTATTTGACCTCTAGTTGGCCGTACTTAAGTGAG
The sequence above is drawn from the Phoenix dactylifera cultivar Barhee BC4 unplaced genomic scaffold, palm_55x_up_171113_PBpolish2nd_filt_p 000007F, whole genome shotgun sequence genome and encodes:
- the LOC103712310 gene encoding uncharacterized protein LOC103712310; this translates as MASPPRQVQHQRRLFELLEEEQEPFLLDVYLLENGYSDRALRSQATVSCWPGGACTRLPKLGSHGFKRKRGGLLSCILNKFLCRKAIRKALSCEGLALENGRWGVFGCFLELGRESHVAEFRRLSSSSAVNQRESNGQMQWRSLEDANQLSPISVLELHSNEASPIHNHSSSFSSGMETKAASWFGFEELLGSASFLSQYANTKKELDRSYQLLLDCVREVEKRIWDSYECLSPERAKSIIKERIFTWEKKRGDVADIAQLVDSEVSESREEWRHFQSEIREIGIEIETVIFEEIREETLLDMLGFPCTSKRL